Proteins encoded together in one Amblyomma americanum isolate KBUSLIRL-KWMA chromosome 1, ASM5285725v1, whole genome shotgun sequence window:
- the LOC144113975 gene encoding tetratricopeptide repeat protein 5-like isoform X3, translated as MADDQAESSKQRNENNGDSFCLKSLKEAVDELYTFRDNYYVKNPNASQKQRTEDVEEKLTKVLNELDAHGGVLEKTDRATFQMLKGKALNIREDYDPEAHEALSKAVKFNPKLAEAWNELGECYWKKGHITKARNCFEGVLKVTKDKVSLRNLSMVLRQVGETEEERLHNVLESVTKAKEALQLDIADGKSWSILGNAYLTVYFSGAQNVKSLQQALAAYARALEDPRMLCCSDLFHNRAVALQHEEDYQCALEQLERACSLEPHWAQPREKAQNLIAHLQRVSDAIAHKVFQAHCQPHSHPWRHFMQERHCLLKRLPSHVHDHMTTSGETADSALPSKQWHDGCSYGESRGLMSQPHLRRTSCRRSNCNTRSPWRNIA; from the exons ATGGCAGACGACCAAGCCGAGTCGTCGAAGCAGCGAAATGAAAATAACGGCGATTCATTTTGTCTGAAGTCTCTGAAG GAGGCCGTGGACGAGTTGTACACATTTCGAGACAACTATTACGTGAAAAACCCGAATGCCTCTCAAAAGCAAAGAACCGAGGATGTTGAGGAGAAGCTTACGAAGGTTCTTAACGAACTTGACGCCCACGGAG GAGTACTAGAAAAGACTGATCGAGCCACGTTTCAAATGCTGAAAGGTAAAGCACTTAACATTCGGGAAGATTATGATCCAGAAGCACATGAAGCACTTTCTAAAGCTGTGAAGTTCAACCCCAAACTGGCCGAAGCATGGAATGAGCTTGGAGAATGCTACTGGAAGAAAGGACACATTACTAAAGCACGCAACTGCTTTGAAGGGGTCTTGAAAGTG ACAAAAGACAAAGTGTCATTGCGAAACCTGTCAATGGTTCTTCGGCAAGTTGGGGAAACTGAAGAGGAGAGGCTTCACAACGTTCTTGAAAGTGTTACAAAAGCCAAAGAAGCATTACAGCTCGACATTGCAGACGGAAAGTCATGGA GTATACTTGGCAATGCATACCTGACTGTGTACTTTTCTGGTGCACAAAATGTCAAGTCATTGCAACAAGCTCTGGCAGCATACGCAAGGGCT CTCGAAGATCCACGAATGCTGTGCTGCTCTGACCTGTTTCACAACCGGGCTGTG GCCTTGCAGCATGAGGAGGACTACCAGTGTGCCCTGGAGCAACTGGAGCGTGCGTGCTCCTTGGAGCCACATTGGGCTCAACCCCGTGAGAAAGCCCAGAACCTGATTGCGCACCTGCAACGAGTGTCTGATGCCATTGCCCACAAG GTATTCCAGGCTCACTGTCAGCCGCACTCTCATCCATGGCGACACTTCATGCAAGAGCGGCATTGCCTCCTTAAGCGATTGCCGAGTCACGTACATGATCACATGACCACATCTGGCGAAACGGCAGATAGCGCACTGCCGTCGAAGCAGTGGCACGACGGCTGCAGctacggcgagtcacgtggtctgATGTCACAGCCACACCTCCGGCGCACCTCCTGCAGAAGGTCAAACTGCAACACCCGATCACCTTGGCGAAACATAGCATAG